catcccagatgtgcatgactttccttcttctgcagaagctctgtaggtccatacaatgcaagtgaatggtgactagaactttgaagctccaaaaagaacattaaggcagtataaaagtaatcaatacgactccagtgatcaaatccatgtcttcagaggtgtgggtaagaaactgatcaatattcaagtcatttttttcaatataaatctccactttcacttccacattcttcttttggtttttggcatttcacattctttgtgcatatcgccacctactggtcggggctggtcaaaggtggacaattatagtaaaaaaggacttaaatactgatgtgtttctcacccacacctattatatcacttctgaagatatggatttaaacactggagtctgatggattactttaatgctgcctttgtgcttatTGGACCTTcaaagctttggtcaccattcacttgcattgtatggacctacagagctgaaatattctaaaaatcttaatttgcgttctgcagaagaaagaaactcattcacatctgagatgatatgagggtgagtaaatgatgagagaattttcatttttgggagaactattcatTGAAGGCTGATTTCCAGCAACAAAGCGAGAGGAATGTGTGCAAGCTGGTGGAGAGCACACTGAAGGCTGGAGTGGATTAGTTAGAAAGGTTTCAGTAAAAAAATCAAGAATTCTTCCACTGATGGCATCAGCTTGCAGCTACAGGATCTGCCACAATACAGAGTCAATACCCATTTACACTGCCACTTCAATAAACCTCTCTCAATTCTAAAGCATAGAAATGGATTTGACAATATTACACAACACTGCCAGTGCAGCAAGATGCATGTGCAGGGTCTATTAAAGGATTTAGGGTTTGGCTTTTTATGTGGCAACCCAGAAGACTGTACCTGATTCTTCCTGGGTTTGAGTAAGCGAGAGGAACACATAGATAAATGGCATACTTACGCATTTGAGGTCTGGACGTCCTGCCAGCTTTTGGTGATGTTCTGTTTGAGCTCACTCAGGGGGCTCAGGCCCAGTTTACGTTTCAGCTCCGCTGCGTGGCGCTCTTTAGCCGACAGCACCTGCCTCAAGGTGTGGATCTCTTCCTCAACCTGATATGTGGATAGTATAGGTTCTTTGGAAATACAGTAAAAACTACAAATTGCAAAATGAATATATGAAGGCTCTATGACTGACTTCTGATAATAATCAATTTGAACACATATTGGAAATTATTCAGGATGAGAATGCAGTATTGGACAGTGGCTTAAAGGGTTTACCTTGGTGAGCTCCAGTCTCAGTTCCTCAGCCTCCTCCTCTGTTAGACCAGGGGGGAGAGTCACTGGATTCACAGCCACTGCCCCTCTCTCTTCTGGCACATCTGAGAGAGAATCAGTGCCCAGGCCTTTATGTGGAGAGTTCAAATTGATGTCTGTAGTTTGAAAGATAAAGGGAGTGACACCCACTCTCTTGAGTGATGCAAGTTAAAGTTGAATTATGTCATTTTTATGACACTAACACTATTGCAAATGCAACCAaactgaactgcaaaaataacagCAGTTTCCAAACATATCAAGAGCTCAAAGAGGCATTGCAGtacttatttttgtcttgttttgtcaaGATAAAAGCCAATATAGCTTTTCCTGATatagattttgttttttcaagataaacagaaaaacaagttatttttagtTAAGTTAGGGATAATGAACAATCAGTTAGTTATCACCACAAAATTAACCCAGAGAGGGTGGCCAGACCCCCAACAGGGAGTAGAGGGGTCTTCTACTgtatcagtttgtaaaaacaaccggctgactgtatattatcccgcttattacatggctgctaaccaaataaatagctaaaaggacatgaaataatgatttgaCTTATTTTTACATCAATTACGTGAGAAGAGAGAGACAgtggagtctccagaaacagctgaattctgCTGGTGTTTATATTGTGacaatgaccatctgactgctcattattccgCTTATTACACAACTCCTTGCCAAataaattaacatgaaaaatTTAAGCTGAATTTCTTATTAGCTCACTTGTAGAGATCAAagtgatacgagaagtaggaaagatgacttgcaatacctggatgaccagtaaaatatcactttatgcccaaatgtgtggtcattattcagaaatatttgacCGCTGGATGGCACGATCAATTTAATATCCCAGAGAGTCATGTGATAAGCGaaagtaattaatttttaattacttttatttattattattattataattatatactaCCTCTTGAGTTATCCTGAGAGAACAGaacattaacaacaacaacaataataataataataaaaaagtgtggCATCTGTGGGCTTCTGtacatttgaaaacattgtttttgcaattctgttcagtGCCACTATAGTGTTGCAGGAATAAGAAACAACAcacagcacctttaaaacaaaaccGATGTTGAAAAATGGCACATGGCAAACCAATGGCTCCACAGAGACTCATAAGATTGTATTTATCCTGTAACTCTCAACACATAACCACTCTTCAGTTTTTAAGTAACTGGGAATTTACTTCTAAGGCCAAAAGCATAAGACACAAACAGCAGAGTAAGGAAGATGATCAGAGATTTCAGTGCAGTGACAAAATGCCTTACACgagtgaacatacagtatatggctgCAGCCTGTTTCTCTATGTAACACCAGAAGGAATAGCAGGGATCATTTTACGGCCTTCAATTTGTCACTAAAGCAGTTATGCTATAATGGTACAgaaatatatattaaacatttttacgCACAGAATTTCTTTAGAACAGTACAGTCGATTTGTCATTTGTGGAAAAAAAGTGTCAATTGCTTTACAAAAGTGGCACTTAAATTAGTGTATAACGGACACACGTGTAAACAAATGATTCGATTAAATTATCAATTCAAAGGTTTGAAACTGTGCCCAATTTATGTCAGGCTGTGAGAGAGCTGTCACGTGGCTGTGAGTTATATTAATGAGACGTGTCATCCAGTCCAGCCGCTCACTGACAATCTTCACTGACCCTAAACAGTCCATTTTAACAGCATCACTCTCAGAGCAAATGGGACCAAAAATATCCGGTTTAGACAGTAAAATCTCCCTCAACACTCAACAAACTAGTTATTTGCAAACAAGTTAAAAGCAGCTATGGAAATCACGCATGGCTCATTCATAGAGCTTCTGTTTACTATTGTTAATATGAAATGGGGAAAAACGTTTCGGAAAATAAACAGAATACAGGGTGATTTAGATTGGGATATACTTAGATAACATTTCAAAGGCACAAACCACTAGTCAACACCGTGTAAGAGTACCACAACCCTTTTATTCTTATTGGtggattttatttaaattagattAATCCAATATAAACACCAACTGCACTCAGTCTGGCTGTCTTTTAGTTCCCTGGTTCTGCATTACTGGCTCAGTGCAGTAACCCGATCCCCTGCCCTGCCCTGCTCTCCCCTTCACCATCGGACATTCTCTGCGCCTGAGGATCCAGAAGTAAGGCGTACCTAGAATTACACTGAATTACACGGCAGAACAATTAGCTACATTGTATCTATTCGCATCTTGCAACAATGTATCGCGTTCGATTGTTTTGTTCTATTTACCTTGATTGGCGGAATCCATGTCGTCGAAATAAGTGTGCTGGTTTAGATCTTCAAAATGTTGTCTTGACAGTTACGCAATTCAGAGTGTGCACAAAAATATGCGAGGCGTAGATACGTGCTTTCTATCaaaacatccacacacacacacaaaaaaccgtGGTGACAAGCCAGCACAAGAACACGAGCGATCACAGCCAGCTCAGCTTGATGATCAGCCCAAGTTCGCTTTCTTTCCGGCGCGTAATGATGACGTTTGGTGATTTATTTTCCACCAACAGAAATAGCCGAGAAAAACACGATGCGTGGCCCACTGTTTTATGTTGATTGAAAGATAAACCTAGCAGATCGATACATGAGCAACGCGCAACAAACtgctttcttatatatatatatatatatatatatatatatatatatatatatatatatatatatatatatatatatatacacacacacagtatattgcaATGTGTAGACCGCATATGCCCAAACTTGTGTACATGATAAAGTGACATTAAAGTGATTGGATTTGAAatagacacaaacacagaaaaaaagatAAAGTGAGAGAAGAACAGCTGAGAAGAACATTTTATTGAATGCAACACtgtaaacattttcattacaCTTAAATGACAACCACATCTGAAAGTGTCAAGTCAATGGATGAGTTCAGAAGGGCATACTACCATCCTACCCATCCTACTTCTGCCTTATATAGCTATTTCTGCCATATATAGCTATCAAAATAGTAGACATATTCATTAGTGCATTTCCACAACAATTTGCACAACCTCTCATTTTAATAGATTACTGCAACACAGGGAAGCGTCAAGAACCAAATCGAGAAGATAGTCCACAGTGCTCCATTCTGGCTAATAGAGCTTTGAACTTTGAGCACTTCTTTGTGACAAGAGCATTGAGCCCGGAGAAGGAGAAGCTTAAATGAATCTGCTCACTGGTGACCACTGGAGGGCTCAGTCCTTCCAGTGCAGAGCTCACAGGTGTGGCAGTCTGCAGAAATTTGGTAGACTCATCATTATAAGGACAGAGACATTCCTAAATAAAACCTTAATAATGGAGCTCTGGCCAAATTTGCTTCTCTGTTGGTGTGGGGGGTTTACATGGGTGaaacatctttctttctttctttctttcttttttctctttctttctttctttctcttccattctttctttctttcaagctCTTTTCAAGCTTTCGTGGGATAGATTCTCATGCATGAAACAAAGACATGTCACCAATTCCAATCTATTTTAAATTGTCATCCATTTCAACATGAATCCTtagtaatgctgcatttcacATACACTCAAAATGCTCTGCAGAAGCTATATGTTACTATCAAGGAATAAAGGAAATGAAAGATGGATTGGTAAAGTGCAGAATCAGTACAGAAATACAAAGTTGGATGCTAATAACACTGGTTCAGCATTATTAGGCTGCAGGTACCTGGTGACTGTGCCTCAACATCTCCGCTATATACAAATAATGCACTGAATGCTTCCCCATATTCGCTGTAGGATAACCAGGAAGCACAGGAAGTAAAGGAGGAGGGTGACGGTCTGAAAAAAGATGGAAGCAAAGATGGAgaaaagcaaaaattatatttcaatagTAGTTAGGGTTTGCACCAACCAATGCACTAGTCAATTATGTCTGTTACTAGTTGATGCGTTCGGTTTATCACATGACTTCAGATGTTCTTGTTCAATGGCGAAATAAGGTGGAAAATTCCTGTCAACAAACTCGCATTCACAAAGCACATTATACGAACCACACTGGATGCTCTTACATGTGCGGACATTTATGATCTGATTATAATTTCGAGTGTTCATGTAAAGTCCAAAAATGTAAGCCATAATTCTGGCGAACCGCCCTGAAACCAATGAAGTGTTGCCCAAAGGTTGACAAAAACTCAAAGCAAGTGAGACGTGAcaataaacatagccattaaatAACATTAGAGATTGACAATGTATATATCGAAAGACAATGAGTGTACCTGCTGAGTGCTTAAACCATTCTTCTCACATACAGCCTCCGTTCTGATGTCTGCACAACTCTTTGCTCGTGCCAGAGTATCTTCCATTGTCTCTGGCATGGGGCTCTTCATCTCAGAGCCCTCTGATTTGAGATCCTGATCTGGTTCAGAGTCAGGTTCTGGGTTAGACAGTGGTTCAGGTTCAAACTCAGGTTCAGGCTCCGGTTCTGACTCTGGCTCATCAGGTGTGTCCTCCACTTCCTGTTCAACTGTAAGGTTACCAGAATTAGTCTGAGGATTCTGGCTCAggttgtaaaaacaacagcataTAATAGCTTGCTCCAAAAGGCTAATCTGTTTAGTCTCTGATGCTCACTGTTCATGAAATCCAGCTGGAAGAGCACTCTTTCCTCTGCATCAAAATTCACCTTGTAATGATCCATCTCCTCAAAGCCAGGCTCTATGGTCTCCAGAGTGAAGCAACTAGATGCTTTACCAACCCTTCACAGAAAAGGAAATATACTAATGATAGTAAGATGAAAGTTAGGACCATTAAATGCTTCTTCCACAATGATACATCTGCAATTAATCGTTGCCCATACTTTAAGTTACTAAATAAGTCAGTTAGTTTGTTCAAgtgtatttaaaatatgattttgaatGAATTAGGCAATATTAAGTGGAAGCCTTAAAATGCTGTTTGGGCatgaaaattgtgaaattgtaaacaGTTGTGAAAAATTAGAGAAACATTGGCTGAAATTGTAAATATGAGTCACTTACTTCTCAATAAGATCTTTTGAGGTCTATGAGGGagagataataaaaatatcaaacattGGCATGTTTGACATTCAAAATAAGATTCCCAGAGAGCCCCAAACAAAGGTTATGATACCTGTACAAAAGCAGCCATCTCTGACTCTTCCATTGCATTCATGGCAGCCTGTCCTAACTTTGAGTTTGTTTCTACATGCCCACTATAGGACTGCACTAAAGATTGGGCCCAGCCAGTCTTTTCTTCCTGCTCAGAAGTAATTTGCTGGGTCATGATCTTTCGACGTTCCTCCAGAATGGCACTCATGCGATCAAACTTCTCACACAGAATCTGCTTCTGGATCCTGCTATTCTCCTGTTCGGGGAACAATGAATGTATTACAGCATAATCTGTTTGACTAACCATGCGCTACTTCAAGTGaacgcatttacatgcacagtcttaaaatgtgtgttgtcatgtaaatgtcttaaatgattttcctttatcagggtaagtttataaacagtttaagcataaaCTGATCAGCAGGTTTTGATTTTTGCCCTGATTTCGCATGGAAACGCTTTACCGCCATTCTTACCAGCTTATACGTACAATGTGTCAAGTGTTGTGCCtatgcctgtttacattttgacatcaaaaggtGGTATGTTATGTCTAGTGGATACCATTAGGAATCAGTACAGTACATATGTCTGtaatagaaacaaataaatacCATTTAAGGAATATTTggagttcaacacaagttaagctcattcactagcatttgtgtcaatgttgaatcccacaaaaaattatttcgactcgtctctgtttctttaaaaaaaaaaaaatcgacgttacagtgagtcacttacaatggaagtgaatggggccgatttttggagggtttaatggcagaaatgtgaagcttataattttataaaaagcacgtAATTCACATTAATAGTTCTtttaaaacgtgtattatttgagctgtaaaattgaataaaactttacacagaaaaggttagtaagcaaatttatcacaaaaattattttaacatgcatattgtttattttttgtggttatacctttgaaacagtgagtattttaatgtttaccgaTTACACTTTCATGTGAGTGACTCAAtgttacccagatttttttatttatttatttattttaagaaatatagGGAaacatagaattttttttttttttttggtaattagcattatgccactaatgctgtcgattgagcttaacttgtatcctCTTAAACTCTGCTCCTGCGTGAGGAGGTGCACgtttcatatttgatacatgactttctaaaacatctacatcatcatcatgatgtgtatgagatgtctactgtctcctggtgaaagttttcaTGCTGTACTGGAAGTAGAACTGTTATATAattttccaaaatagctaccttcatgttttgatgcactcatcttttttatgtgaaatctttgctgattttgaagtaaaattaacaataatgtttattttgctactgatatttcaaaatgagtatttattgaatttaagcaacatgtgcttaaaatttcattattttgtagaaaaataggtttaaaaaaaatctaatttgctgactattatttcatatagGCTTTATAcggttaagctttattctttgtataacagggctgtcagacaaaaacatttattatactattcattgctttacctgcatgtttgccctacattacaaaaaataacttggcttaggtggttgggaaaaagaaaatattgatattttactttgtgtggttcaaaactactgattaaactagatacgtaaagtttgttaagacaaactataatgttggtctgacaaaaccttgtctgaaagtttaaaatagttgtaaatgcttgaagttagaaatGTTTACAGGTTTTACAGAAAgatagaaggaaggaagaaagcaTCTTAAAGCGGATTAAggggcttgtgtgtaagttttgatatctgaagtttgaaatcacaaacattccaaaacagacttgtagctcatttaaacattctgtcaatgtaatgtagtttaaaagatttttggacactttgaaaaggcttaaatgatgccttagcagggctttttgatggaagaataataatggtagccaagctgtagggttgttccaaacagaattcCCCAAAAAATTGACCAAATGACCACTTTTTTTGAGCCTCAGACCTTTCAGCCATgcgaagctctcacaatggagggtaaagtctttgaaggaaacagtgtagggatgatcacttctgaatggaacacaccccatcattcaggccttaaaagaaaattggccccggggcccttgctagtcataatccgcccctgagCATATGTGGAAaatttagaatctgaacttttcagagaaatccatcacttctgcatttagtaacaaaaaataacaaaataaggcctttaTGTCGCAAATTGGCCCCACCTAGAGGTTATGTTGTagaaatttaaaaatgaatagacCAGTCCTTCAAGTAGCACTTAAACAGATAAATCATATATCAAacaaaagctctcattctcaggatgGTGACtgaatagtttattttgttgccataataccacagtttgaattattttcaaaaaatatcacaaactttttattttatttccaaactagtctcatagtgaaaacatgactctatatacatttttgctaaacttgtgatacatgtctccaggtacaattccctgcagttttcaggtgaaatgaaCTCTAGAGGTGCAAGAacagctgtgtgttttattcactttcactcaaattatgACTTAaatagctgattatgactttaaaaatgcatattattctctctttttctcagtccctgctattttatgatatcaacatacttttactctaacgtatctcttgaaaaacgatacatttgaatgcttatattacagacccacctgcatatatacacttattccaacataaATAGCTTACATGGTAGATCACCTGATAGGGCGTTGCACTCTTGAGTTGGAGGACTttggttcaagtccagccatgaactcaagctgacacgtaaCATTACAAAGTCATAGGAGTCAAAATTTTCTTGGGGCAGTCAGGCTAGCCATGAAATGGGAGGAGTTTATCACTGCCTGTGCCTAGAAAAGCTTCCAATCTTCATCCCAACTCAAGGGTACACCTCATAAGAAGAGGAGAAGGAAGAGGCCCAGCCCATTGTCTGAGCCCACCGCAGCTGACcggcaggaggtggaggagcctaCTGCCGactgccaggaggcagaggagcccgtGGCAGTGCTTCTGACCATCCGGATGAGGAGGATGAGAAGGGCCCCTGCTCTCCAGTCACTGTCAGTGCTCACGGACACGGAAGCCagtccccagtcactgccagcccTCACAGTCACGTAGGACGTTCCCCTACATCTGCCAGAatccatggccatggaggccgttctcTCGCTGCTGTCAGCgtccatggccacggaggccattcccctgctccTGTCAGCAtccatggccacagaggccgttcccctgccccTATCAGcgtccacggccatggaggctgttctcCTACCATTGTCATtgtccacggccacagaggccgttcccttgCCACTGCCAGCGTTCACATCCACGGAGGCTAATCCCCTGCCCATGTCAgtgttcacggccatggaggccgatCCCCTGCCCATATTAGCGTCCACGGCCCTGGAAGCCATTCCtcagttgctgccagcgctcatggccacggaggccattccccagtcattGCCAGCACTCCCGACCATTGTGgccgtcgacgagcctgtcccgttccctgtggtcattgagtctgtccagttccctgatactaccgacgagcctgtccagttccccgtggctgttgacaagcctgtccagttccccttGGTCTTGGGATGCCAGGAAGTGTCCCTTTGAGGGGGGTAATGTCAtgatcctgtcactctgtcaatcttggtttttgtgtgacaggatcGTGGCATCATTGTTctatgtttgttttgtgtttctttttttgtctttgttaTGTCACAATCCTGGGTTTTCTTGTGATGGGGTCGTGACACTATGGTTCGACCATTCTTGTGTTTCATGtacggagcatggtgtctggatcctgatcTCCCTGTCTAGTTCTGTTTCGGTTTTGGggtccggacactcatgctccatgtcttgtttTTTGAGTGCAttgtgcttatgtcatcttggaggcatgcactcacgtcaatcaTTTGTGTCTATCTCTCACGAATGCGGACGTGCTTCACATTGCACTTGCTTTGCGCTGCATGCTGGGTCATgatctgtcttcacgttgtgctgaggttcggtcacttcggtcggGTTTATTtttggccgaactctcgcacaggtgtcttgtctcgtgttgtcgcctgttgcgtgcatcacgtcgtgtttgcctcgcgatgtacggtCAGGCTTTGTCTTGAGTGAGAATGTATGGCATTTCTTTGTTGCCGTTGCCATGCGTTCTCTCGTCTTATCTGTCGGCTGGCATGGGCacatattgccttattgtcttgtcgatgtgcactcatgccattcgggtgtttgttTCTTGTGTGAGCacgtggttttgttttgttttgtttctgttttgcctcaTGTCTCTCAGTCCTCTGTCATACCCgtctccttgtttgcccattatt
The genomic region above belongs to Myxocyprinus asiaticus isolate MX2 ecotype Aquarium Trade chromosome 28, UBuf_Myxa_2, whole genome shotgun sequence and contains:
- the tpd52l2b gene encoding tpd52 like 2b isoform X8; this translates as MDSANQDINLNSPHKGLGTDSLSDVPEERGAVAVNPVTLPPGLTEEEAEELRLELTKVEEEIHTLRQVLSAKERHAAELKRKLGLSPLSELKQNITKSWQDVQTSNAYKKTQETLSQAGQKTSAALTTVGTAISRKLGDMRALPFSNSFGNYSIRHSISMPTMRNSSTFKSFEDKVGNIKHKVVGGKANGESDHSPNESNPVQDNAPF
- the tpd52l2b gene encoding tpd52 like 2b isoform X9, with translation MDSANQDINLNSPHKGLGTDSLSDVPEERGAVAVNPVTLPPGLTEEEAEELRLELTKVEEEIHTLRQVLSAKERHAAELKRKLGLSPLSELKQNITKSWQDVQTSNAYLSASATLDDIASSEVYKKTQETLSQAGQKTSAALTTVGTAISRKLGDMRNSSTFKSFEDKVGNIKHKVVGGKANGESDHSPNESNPVQDNAPF
- the tpd52l2b gene encoding tpd52 like 2b isoform X7, with protein sequence MDSANQDINLNSPHKGLGTDSLSDVPEERGAVAVNPVTLPPGLTEEEAEELRLELTKVEEEIHTLRQVLSAKERHAAELKRKLGLSPLSELKQNITKSWQDVQTSNAYKKTQETLSQAGQKTSAALTTVGTAISRKLGDMRALPFSNSFGSNYSIRHSISMPTMRNSSTFKSFEDKVGNIKHKVVGGKANGESDHSPNESNPVQDNAPF
- the tpd52l2b gene encoding tpd52 like 2b isoform X10; this encodes MDSANQDINLNSPHKGLGTDSLSDVPEERGAVAVNPVTLPPGLTEEEAEELRLELTKVEEEIHTLRQVLSAKERHAAELKRKLGLSPLSELKQNITKSWQDVQTSNAYKKTQETLSQAGQKTSAALTTVGTAISRKLGDMSNYSIRHSISMPTMRNSSTFKSFEDKVGNIKHKVVGGKANGESDHSPNESNPVQDNAPF
- the tpd52l2b gene encoding tpd52 like 2b isoform X12, which gives rise to MDSANQDINLNSPHKGLGTDSLSDVPEERGAVAVNPVTLPPGLTEEEAEELRLELTKVEEEIHTLRQVLSAKERHAAELKRKLGLSPLSELKQNITKSWQDVQTSNAYKKTQETLSQAGQKTSAALTTVGTAISRKLGDMR
- the tpd52l2b gene encoding tpd52 like 2b isoform X11, whose product is MDSANQDINLNSPHKGLGTDSLSDVPEERGAVAVNPVTLPPGLTEEEAEELRLELTKVEEEIHTLRQVLSAKERHAAELKRKLGLSPLSELKQNITKSWQDVQTSNAYKKTQETLSQAGQKTSAALTTVGTAISRKLGDMRNSSTFKSFEDKVGNIKHKVVGGKANGESDHSPNESNPVQDNAPF
- the LOC127419406 gene encoding tripartite motif-containing protein 54-like, with the translated sequence MSLPLDICSNNGDTSLGTLEKQLICPICEEVFTKPVVILPCLHNLCRKCANELYQPSLFQIGVGGRFRCPTCRREVALDRHGVYGLQRNLLVENIIDAYKQDSARPPPKPLAQLTCEEHDDEKLNIYCITCQVPTCSLCKVFGAHKSCQVTPLPDIYQQQKAELSDRVASLVSTNDRVQAFVNELEAMCRNIEENSRIQKQILCEKFDRMSAILEERRKIMTQQITSEQEEKTGWAQSLVQSYSGHVETNSKLGQAAMNAMEESEMAAFVQTSKDLIEKVGKASSCFTLETIEPGFEEMDHYKVNFDAEERVLFQLDFMNIEQEVEDTPDEPESEPEPEPEFEPEPLSNPEPDSEPDQDLKSEGSEMKSPMPETMEDTLARAKSCADIRTEAVCEKNGLSTQQTVTLLLYFLCFLVILQRIWGSIQCIICI